In a single window of the Papaver somniferum cultivar HN1 chromosome 8, ASM357369v1, whole genome shotgun sequence genome:
- the LOC113306122 gene encoding uncharacterized protein LOC113306122: MVTRGGSKPSYLLVADDIFIFCNGNKNSLENLMKLLMHYQESSGQIVNRRKSKCFVGGVSELRRRKIVGRMQMDLSEFLDKYLGIILNPGRVKTSQVWGMVELLQQLLKLLSKSVKKIIRNFLWSSDPAVKKLITVKWDEVCAPFEEGGLGFRRLEVINKALLMELLWKIENEHEEWTDFMRDKYKHKNGEWITSYRQSSTWPGLKWVMHHINEGSRWLVGDGRDISVWRDKWVKNLHS; this comes from the exons ATGGTTACTAGAGGGGGATCCAAACCATCTTACTTGCTAGTTGCAGATGATATTTTCATATTTTGTAATGGAAATAAAAATTCTttggagaatttgatgaaacTTCTGATGCATTATCAAGAATCTTCTGGTCAAATTGTAAATAGAAGGAAAAGTAAGTGTTTTGTGGGAGGAGTTTCTGAgcttagaagaagaaaaatagttgGCAGAATGCAGATGGACTTATCTGAATTTCTTGACAAATATCTGGGAATAATTCTTAATCCTGGAAGAGTTAAAACTTCCCAAGTATGGGGTATGGTGGAACTGTTACAACAGTTACTG AAGTTGTTATCAAAGAGTGTGAAAAAAATAATTAGAAACTTCTTATGGTCAAGTGATCCAGCAGTGAAGAAATTGATCACAGTAAAATGGGATGAGGTTTGTGCACCATTTGAGGAGGGTGGATTGGGTTTCAGAAGATTGGAAGTTATCAATAAAGCACTCTTAATGGAACTTCTTTGGAAAATAGAGAATGAGCATGAGGAATGGACTGATTTCATGAGAGATAAGTATAAACATAAGAATGGTGAATGGATCACTTCTTATAGACAATCATCCACTTGGCCTGGTCTTAAATGGGTCATGCATCATATAAATGAGGGTAGTAGATGGCTAGTAGGTGATGGCAGGGACATATCAGTTTGGAGAGATAAATGGGTTAAGAATCTGCACTCATAG